Proteins from one Sarcophilus harrisii chromosome 2, mSarHar1.11, whole genome shotgun sequence genomic window:
- the LOC116420950 gene encoding spidroin-1-like, translating to MCAGHGIYALSKALTETFHSPGPSSEWQVITLSDVSLRPQQTDLELTSALDEALLASQPFLKGCAVGKPPPEVTVSRLEILPRPGAGRRERPGAAAAGWSLPSTLPPEEPSPGSPHPGCPGFSPRGRSPTPSPSPARSQAGSPAQFLRPRRLPRAGRGQRRRRGPAGRDSGILPCATAEGAGLGRATCRSWPSRGGQEGLRHPSLRYSGGGGAPGGPPAGPGRGEQGGTPASFPVLQQRGRAPGGPPAGPGRGRAGRDSGILPLPYYEGGSGRATCRSGSGREGLRHPSLRYSGGAGLREGHLQVRGPAGGGQEGLRHPSLRYSRRGGAPGAPPAGPGRGEQGGTPHPSLCYSRGAGSGGPPAGPGRGRAGRDSGILHRATAEGAGLREGHLQVRAGGRGGRDSGILHRATAEGAGLRERHLQVRAGAGRRDSGILPLPYYEGAGLREGHLQVRVGQGGTPASFPALQRRGRGSGGPPAGPGPAGGAGRRDSGILPCATAEGAGLREGHLQVLAQQGGRAGGTPASFPRYSGGAGLRERHLQRRAGAQEGHLQVRAGGRGGRDSGILHRATAEGAGLRERHLQVRAGGEQGGTPASFPARQRRGRGSGRATYRSGSGREGLRHPSLRYSGGAGSGSATCRSGSGREGLRHPSLRYSGGAGPREGHLQVRAGGRGGRDSGILPCATAEGRGSGSATCRSGSGREGLRHPSLPYYEGAGLREGLLRGPGRGAGWEGLRHPSPRNSGGGGAPGAPPAGPGRAGGGQGGSGSPRASGLPAAGLHRLRALSRRRS from the exons ATGTGTGCAGGACACGGCATCTACGCTTTATCTAAAGCGCTGACAGAAACGTTCCACAGCCCAGGGCCAAGCTCGG AATGGCAAGTTATTACTTTATCGGATGTTTCACTTAGACCTCAGCAAACAGATCTAGAGCTGACCAGCGCTCTAGACGAAGCCCTGCTGGCTTCCCAGCCGTTCCTGAAGGGCTGTGCGGTTGGGAAGCCTCCCCCAGAGGTGACAGTCTCCAGGTTGGAGATTCTCCCGAGGCCGGGCGCAGGGCGGAGGGAGCGCCCCGGGGCTGCAGCTGCAGGCTGGTCCCTTCCCAGCACGCTTCCTCCCGAGGAGCCCTCGCCCGGCTCTCCCCATCCCGGGTGCCCCGGCTTCTCACCTCGCGGCCGAAGCCCCACGCCCAGCCCCTCCCCAGCAAGGTCTCAGGCTGGGTCTCCCGCCCAGTTCCTGCGGCCTCGGCGGCTCCCGCGGGCGGGGCGGGGCCAGCGCCGGAGAAGGGGCCCCGCCGGGAGGGACTCCGGCATCCTTCCCTGCGCTACAGCGGAGGGGGCGGGGCTCGGGAGGGCCACCTGCAGGTCCTGGCCCAGCAGGGGCGGGCAGGAGGGACTCCGGCATCCTTCCCTGCGCTACAGCGGAGGGGGCGGGGCTCCGGGAGGGCCACCTGCAGGTCCGGGCAGGGGCGAGCAGGGAGGGACTCCGGCATCCTTCCCTGTGCTACAGCAGAGGGGGCGGGCTCCGGGAGGGCCACCTGCAGGTCCGGGCAGGGGGCGGGCAGGGAGGGACTCCGGCATCCTTCCCCTGCCCTACTACGAGGGGGGCTCCGGGAGGGCCACCTGCAGGTCCGGGTCGGGCAGGGAGGGACTCCGGCATCCTTCCCTGCGCTACAGCGGAGGGGCGGGGCTCCGGGAGGGCCACCTGCAGGTCCGGGGCCCAGCAGGGGGCGGGCAGGAGGGACTCCGGCATCCTTCCCTGCGCTACAGCCGGAGGGGCGGGGCTCCGGGAGCGCCACCTGCAGGTCCGGGCAGGGGCGAGCAGGGAGGGACTCCGCATCCTTCCCTGTGCTACAGCAGAGGGGCGGGCTCGGGAGGGCCACCTGCAGGTCCGGGCAGGGGGCGGGCAGGGAGGGACTCCGGCATCCTTCACCGCGCAACAGCGGAGGGGGCGGGGCTCCGGGAAGGCCACCTGCAGGTCCGGGCAGGGGGGCGGGGTGGGAGGGACTCCGGCATCCTTCACCGCGCTACAGCGGAGGGGGCGGGGCTCCGGGAGCGCCACCTGCAGGTCCGGGCAGGGGCGGGCAGGAGGGACTCCGGCATCCTTCCCCTGCCCTACTACGAGGGGGCGGGGCTCCGGGAGGGCCACCTACAGGTCCGGGTCGGGCAGGGAGGGACTCCGGCATCCTTCCCTGCGCTACAGCGGAGGGGGCGGGGCTCGGGAGGGCCACCTGCAGGTCCTGGCCCAGCAGGGGGGGCGGGCAGGAGGGACTCCGGCATCCTTCCCTGCGCTACAGCGGAGGGGGCGGGGCTCCGGGAGGGCCACCTGCAGGTCCTGGCCCAGCAGGGGGGGCGGGCAGGAGGGACTCCGGCATCCTTCCCGCGCTACAGCGGAGGGGCGGGGCTCCGGGAGCGCCACCTGCAG CGGAGGGCAGGGGCCCAGGAGGGCCACCTGCAGGTCCGGGCAGGGGGGCGGGGTGGGAGGGACTCCGGCATCCTTCACCGCGCTACAGCGGAGGGGGCGGGGCTCCGGGAGCGCCACCTGCAGGTCCGGGCAGGGGGCGAGCAGGGAGGGACTCCGGCATCCTTCCCTGCGCGACAGCGGAGGGGGCGGGGCTCCGGGAGGGCCACCTACAGGTCCGGGTCGGGCAGGGAGGGACTCCGGCATCCTTCCCTGCGCTACAGCGGAGGGGCGGGCTCCGGGAGCGCCACCTGCAGGTCCGGGTCGGGCAGGGAGGGACTCCGGCATCCTTCCCTGCGCTACAGCGGAGGGGCGGGGCCCCGGGAGGGCCACCTGCAGGTCCGGGCAGGGGGGCGGGGTGGGAGGGACTCCGGCATCCTTCCCTGCGCTACAGCGGAGGGGCGGGGCTCCGGGAGCGCCACCTGCAGGTCCGGGTCGGGCAGGGAGGGACTCCGGCATCCTTCCCTGCCCTACTACGAGGGGGCGGGGCTCCGGGAGGGCCTCCTGCGCGGACCGGGCAGGGGGGCGGGCTGGGAAGGACTCCGGCATCCTTCACCGCGCAACAGCGGAGGGGGCGGGGCTCCGGGAGCGCCACCCGCAGGTCCGGGTCGGGCAGGGGGCGGGCAGGGAGGCAGCGGCTCCCCCCGGGCCTCGGGCTTGCCTGCGGCCGGACTCCATCGGCTCAGGGCCCTCTCCCGGAGGAGATCCTGA